The Amblyraja radiata isolate CabotCenter1 chromosome 1, sAmbRad1.1.pri, whole genome shotgun sequence genome contains a region encoding:
- the il15 gene encoding interleukin-15, which produces MLLYTPEDVTEDCFNTSLNCFVSEMKVVDYEFKLICKIIVEFSPFLANAERFENYKSKNSCTTCEEFQEQNITVFLNAFVTLLQNYLKTSTQTYS; this is translated from the exons ATGTTGTTATACACTCCTGAAGATGTAACA GAAGATTGTTTTAACACATCGTTGAATTGCTTCGTCTCAGAGATGAAAGTTGTAGACTATGAATTCAAACTCATCTGTAAAATAATTGTTGAATTTAGTCCGTTCTTAGCCAATGCTGAACGTTTTGAAAATTATAAAAGCAAG AACAGCTGCACAACATGCGAAGAATTTCAAGAACAAAACATAACAGTATTTTTAAATGCCTTTGTAACTCTTCTACAAAATTATTTGAAGACATCAACACAAACATATAGTTAA